In one window of Romboutsia hominis DNA:
- a CDS encoding TetR/AcrR family transcriptional regulator: MSQMTKKSFAASLKKMLAQKSLEKIKVIDITEDCGVNRQTFYYHFKDIYDLLDWVYTYEATRALDGKKTYDTWQQGFEYIFNYILDNKSFVLNTFNSVSREHLERYLYNEVQLLLMGVVEEKAKDMAVREKDKEFIADFYKYAFVGIVLEWIKKGMKENPKDIIKRLNTLICGNIEEALERYRTDKWD; encoded by the coding sequence ATGTCTCAAATGACTAAAAAATCATTTGCTGCATCTTTGAAAAAAATGTTAGCCCAAAAATCCTTGGAAAAAATAAAAGTAATAGATATAACAGAAGATTGTGGAGTAAATAGGCAGACATTTTATTATCATTTCAAGGACATTTACGATTTACTAGATTGGGTTTACACATATGAAGCAACAAGAGCTTTAGATGGGAAAAAGACATACGATACTTGGCAACAGGGATTTGAATATATATTTAACTACATACTAGATAATAAATCTTTTGTATTAAATACATTCAACTCTGTAAGTAGAGAACATCTAGAACGTTACTTATATAATGAAGTACAATTACTTCTTATGGGAGTAGTAGAAGAAAAGGCAAAAGATATGGCAGTTAGAGAAAAAGATAAAGAATTTATTGCAGATTTTTATAAGTATGCATTTGTAGGTATTGTACTTGAATGGATTAAAAAAGGAATGAAAGAAAACCCTAAAGATATTATTAAGCGATTGAATACATTGATTTGTGGAAATATAGAAGAGGCTTTAGAGAGATATAGAACAGACAAATGGGATTAG
- a CDS encoding TDT family transporter has translation MNRYLDKLENLHIGISGTCLAFITLSNCWLIKDIGYLKPIAITIAIIMLSLMLMRVIRFPKVMLKELRDPVIGTFYPTMGMVTWLVSGFFYPQFPTVCSALWLGAVVYHYAIVVYYTIIRIKEKNFNNIMPTCFIIYTGMITGSVASKGMGGIIPPIANFMLMFGFIFYTLLLPLVLYIVFKSEILDDKKLPTVGIVCSPAPLGIVGILTIDPNPNIYMLTWLIITGLILLVVVYGYILKLFKEGFKPTYAAFTFPLAIATLAAFKLSTYFGAIGYKIIGNVFELLGNIEIFIATYVVFFILLNFINLFFKAINPKFGAYLEKEEELIGGTIYSNEK, from the coding sequence ATGAACAGATATTTAGATAAGCTTGAAAATTTACACATAGGAATAAGTGGCACATGTTTGGCATTTATAACACTTAGTAATTGTTGGTTAATTAAAGATATCGGTTATCTAAAACCAATTGCAATAACTATAGCAATAATAATGCTTTCATTAATGCTAATGAGAGTTATAAGATTTCCAAAAGTAATGTTAAAAGAATTAAGAGATCCGGTTATAGGAACATTTTATCCAACTATGGGTATGGTAACTTGGTTAGTTTCTGGATTTTTCTATCCACAATTTCCAACTGTATGCAGTGCTTTATGGTTAGGCGCAGTAGTATATCATTATGCTATTGTAGTATATTACACAATAATAAGAATTAAAGAAAAGAACTTTAATAATATAATGCCAACTTGTTTTATCATATATACAGGTATGATAACAGGAAGTGTGGCAAGTAAAGGAATGGGAGGAATAATTCCACCAATAGCAAACTTTATGCTTATGTTTGGATTTATATTTTACACACTACTATTACCATTAGTTCTTTATATAGTATTTAAAAGTGAAATACTAGATGATAAAAAATTACCTACTGTTGGTATAGTTTGTTCACCAGCTCCACTTGGAATAGTTGGGATATTAACTATAGATCCAAATCCAAATATATATATGCTAACTTGGTTAATAATAACTGGATTAATACTTCTAGTAGTTGTTTACGGATATATACTAAAGCTTTTCAAAGAAGGATTTAAACCAACATATGCAGCATTTACATTCCCATTAGCAATTGCAACATTAGCAGCTTTTAAATTATCAACATATTTTGGAGCAATAGGTTATAAAATAATAGGAAATGTATTTGAATTATTAGGAAATATAGAAATATTTATAGCAACATATGTAGTATTCTTTATATTATTAAATTTTATAAATCTGTTTTTCAAAGCAATAAATCCAAAATTTGGAGCTTATTTAGAAAAAGAAGAAGAATTAATTGGTGGAACTATATATTCTAATGAAAAATAA
- a CDS encoding DUF2922 domain-containing protein — protein sequence MSVDDPREGINKAEIKEVMDMIVEKNIFAPNVGDLVENVEAKIVVIDTTEFDLAV from the coding sequence ATATCAGTTGATGATCCTAGAGAAGGTATAAATAAAGCTGAAATAAAAGAAGTTATGGACATGATAGTTGAGAAAAATATATTTGCTCCTAATGTAGGTGATTTAGTGGAAAATGTTGAAGCTAAGATAGTTGTAATAGATACTACTGAGTTTGATTTAGCTGTGTAG